The DNA sequence ACTTGGAAGTTCTGCGGCCCGCCACCGACACGGTTCCGGCACGAATCCGGCTGCGCCTGCTCGCGGACCCGGATACCCTCCATCCGGTCGAGCGCCAGGTGTTGCAGGCGCTCTTCGGCGCCTCCCATGAGTTTCGCAGCGACCTGCACCGGGCACGGCACCGCAGCACCGGGTTCGACCCCGGCTGGATCACCGCGACCATCCTGCAACAGGCCGCGCCTGCGGGCGCGGCAGCGCCGCGCTCACACCCGCTGCGACCGGCGATCACCGTCCTCCTGCTCGGTTCAGGACTGGCGCTTGCCGCGCTCGACGTCCTGCTGCTGCGCGAGTGGCCCGTGGCGCTGGCAGGCGGCGTGCTGGGCTTGCTGCTGATCTTCGCCACGACACCCACACGGTGGTGGCACCCGCTTCGCAGTGCCGTCGCCGCACTGTACTGGCTGGTTCCGCTGGCCATCATCACAGCCATCGCGGTGCTGGTCCATCTGATGGTCGACCCTCCGCTTGGCTCGGCGGCGAGCATCGGGCTTGCGCTGATCCTCCTATCGGGCTTCCACCATGTGTTGGCCAATACCCGGGGGTTCGACCCGGCGATCGAACGCCGCCACCGAATGCGGCAGGGTCGCGAATGGGCGCGGCACGAGCTGCAGGGCGCTGAGCCCGAACTGGACGATAGCTGGTGGTTCCACCTCGATGCGCTGGGCTTGTCCCCGGCGCTGAACCGCTGGCGCCGCCGCCATGCGCCCCGCGACTCGGGCGATGCGGCCGAAGCCACGGCTACGCCGGCATTCTCCGGCGGCGCGCCCGCTCCGCCAGCGCTGCCCGACGCCTGGACCGATGCCTTGTACGTACCGGTTCAGGAAGACGACCGCGTGCCCTTCTAGCGGCCCGTACGGGCCGGCCAGCGCTCGCTCCGGCACCGCCAAGCCTCCAAGCGGTGCGTCTGCTGCGCTCGGTTCACCCTGGCGCACCCATCGCGTCGCGGTGGCGGGCGCTTGCCCCGCGATCGTCAGACCAGCGTTCGGGCGGCGGTCTGTACCGGGTCCCAGACCGGGGAGAACGGCGGGGCATAGGCGAGATCGAGGTACACGAGTTGTTCGGCGGTCATCCGCGCGCTGATCGCGGCAGCAAGCGCGTCGATGCGCTTGCCAGCACCGTTCGCGCCAACGATCTGTCCGCCGAGCAGCCGCCCGCTCGAATCCTCGACGACCAGCTTGACCTTGACCTTGCCGGCACCTGGGAAGAAGTGCGATCGGGTCAGCGCGTCGACGGTCTTCGTCCGGTACGCGATCCCCAGATCTCGGGTCTCCGATTCCGAAAGCCCGGTGCGGGCGATCTCGAGGTCCTGAAACCGGGTGATCGCGGTCCCCAGCACCCCGGGGAATTCCTGCCGGCCTCCGCTCAGGTTGATGCCGGCCACCAGCCCGTGCTTGTTCGCGACGGTGCCCAGCGCGATGAACGCAGGCCGCTCCTTCACCAGATGGAACGATTCGGCGCAGTCGCCCGCGGCCCAGACATCGGCAGCCGACGTCTGCATCCGCCGGTTCACCCGAATCGCGCCCGATTCGCCCAGATCGATCCCGGCGTCGCGTGCCAGATCCGAGTTCGGCCGGATCCCGAGCCCGAGGATCACGAGATCGGCGTCGAGACGGCGCTTGTCGGTCGACAGCGAACAGACCCGCCCGTCAGCGCCGATGTCCAGACGTTCGAGCCTTTCTTCGAGGAAAACGCTTACCCCGGCAGCCCGCATCGTATCGACGATGCCCGCAGTCATGTCGGGGTCCATCGTCGTCATCACCTGCGCAGCCATGTCGATCAGCGAAACCTCGACGCCGCGCGCAACCAGAGCTTCTGCCATTTCGATGCCGACATACCCGCCGCCGGCGATCACCGCCGTTCGCGGCGGGTGCCGCCGCATGTCCTCGAACACATCGATCCCGCTTTGCAGCGTCGACAGGCTGAACACGTTCTCCGCGTGTACGTTCGGCAGATCCGGGACCAGCGGGGCTGCACCGGTCGCGATCAGCAACTCGTCCCAGGCTTCCCAGAAGCGCTCGCCACGGTCGAGATCCGAAACCTGCACGCGCTTGCCGGCGAGATCGATCCCGACGACCTCGTGCCGGATGCGCACGTCGATTTGCTGCTTCTCCCGGAAGACCTCGGGCCGGCGAGCGATCAGCGGTTCCGCGGAGTCGATCATTCCGGCAATGTAATAGGGCATGCCGCAGGCCGCGTACGAGGTGTGACGGCCGCGCTCGAAGACCACGATCTCGCGGTCGGGGTGTTCGCGGCGCACCTTGGATGCCGCGCTCATTCCGGCGGCATCGCCGCCGATCACGACCAGCTTTCGGTTCTGCATGAGAAGTCTCCCGATGGCATCGCAGGATCATCACCCGCCGGGTGCGAGGCCACTGTGACCGATGCTCGGCGAGACCGGTTGCGGGTGTGCCATCACGGCACACCCGCATGCTGCTCCCGTCCCCCACGTGGGGGACGGGCATTGCTGGCGCTTCACGCCTGTTGCAACACTTCCCGGTACGTCTGTTCGGCAAACATGGAAACCGCCATGCGTACGGTGGGCATGCGCACGCAGTTATTGAAAACCTTCGGTCCATGGACGAACAGGATGTCGGGCTTCACGTTCACGTGCGGCATGCCGCGCTGGGCCGCGTGCAGGCTTTCCCATTCGACCATCACCACGTATTCGGCCGGAATCGTGTAGCCCTCCCAGACCTCGGCGGTGCGCTCAAGCTTGGCGCCCGGCGTGCCTTTCATGCGTTCCATGATCGACTCCACGGTCGCATGCCCCGAACCCAGGGTCGAGATGCCCACCCGCTTCAGGATCTGGTAGCCGATCATGCCGTTGCTCTGGCGCAGCAGATCCAGTGTCCGGATCTCGCCCTCCTCGAACTCGCCTTCCCTGCCCGGCCGAACGATGTGCGTTGCGAGCACGGTGACGGTTTGACCCGAGTCCACCGCGAGCTGCCCGATGTCGCGGCCCTCCGCCCGCGCCTGCTCGAACTGGTTCATCGACACCAGCCTGGGCAGCTGGCTTTTCACGATGCGATAGACCGGTTCTTCGGGACCGTCCAGCAGCACGTTGCCGCATTTGTCGCAGGCAGTGACCACCACATCCTCGAAGGTTTCGTGGAACTCCTCGTGCGCCTCCAGGCTGTCCCAGTAGGTGAACTGGTCGATCCAGATATGCGAGAGCTCCTGCGCCATGTCGGTACTGGCACCCCAGCGCATGCCCATCGGGCAGCTCCCGGTCTGGCGCATCAGGTCGAATCCCCGAAAGCCGGGGGTCAGCGCGGTGGCCAGACACATTTCGGAACTGGCCTGGCGCATCATCCGCATCAGGTTGGGGTTGTTCTCCACCAGCACGCGGTTGATCGCCACGTACAGCGGAGAATCGGGCTCGGCGTCGAACAGTGCCTTGATATCGGTGTTCATTGTTCCCCTCGTGCCGGCCGCCACCGAGCTCAGTGCAGATAGCGGGTGAAGGTGAGTTCGAACTCGTTCTGGTCCATCTGGATGAAACCCGTCTGGGGACCGGTGTTCGGATTGGTGCCGCTGACCCGCTCCCTGGGCGCATGCATGAACGCGCCGGTGATCTCGCTGCGGTTGTCGATCCGGTAGCTCAAGCCCAGTGTGTAATGCCGGCGGGTCACACCCGGGGCGAGGATGTTGAACAGCGCCTGGGTGCTCGGAACCGGCTGATCGCCGTAGGCCATGCCGGCACGCAGGGTCAGGTCCGGGTTGACCCGCCACTGGCCACCCAGCTTGTAGGCGGTGATGTCCTTCCAACCGAAACCGACGCCATCGCTGCCGCCCAGTGCGCCCGGTGCGATCGGCAGGTCGTTGGGGTTGCTGATCGACTTGATATCGGAATAGAGGTAGCGCTGCACATCGAAGGCAACCGTGACGTCCGGCGTGACCTTGTAGGCGAGTCCGACGTTCCAGGTGCCGGCGATGTCGAACCTGCCTTCCTCTGCAAACAGCCCGCGATACTTGTCAAAGCGGCTCATCTTGAGCTTGCTCTGGTACGACGCCCCCAAACTCAGCTCGTCGGTGATCTGCCCCAGCCAGCCGATCCGGATACCCGCACCGTAGGAATAGTCGCGGCCGTTGTTGGTCACGTGGTCCGGATGGATCGATACCGGCCGGAACGGCTCGAGGCCGGTAGCCTTGAAGCCCTGGACGGCCAGGATCGGCGTGATGCCAAAGCTGTGATGCTCGTTCAGGCGACGCGAATAACTGACGCCGATCGCCAGCTGCACCAGGTCGATCCCGGTGGGAGAAGTCGCCTGAAACTGCTCCGGCGCGTCGGGTGGCGAAAAGTTCTCGAACACTGCGGTGCTGTAGTCGGTGTTCATCCCACCGTTCCCGGCCAGCGACAGCGTCAGGGAGCTGTTCTCATCGAGCATCCAGTTGCGGGCGAAGTTGGGAATCAGGAACCAATCCGTTCCGCTCTTGATTCGGCCGGGGGTAATAAAGGCAAACGGCGGCGACTCGAAGTTGTCGTCGGCGGTGTAACTCCGGTTGGGATTGAAAAGCGTGGCCCCCACCGCCCAGACGTCCCCGAGATGGACGAGGGTGGCGGGATTGGTCATTCCCGCGAGCGGATCCTGGGCCAGCGCTGTCCCGGCGCCCCCCATACCCTTGCTCTGGGTTCCGTAACCGTAGCCGTAATACCCGAACGTGGCCTCGGCCGTTTGCGGAACAGCTACCACGCCCCCGAGCCCCAGCCCCGCCAGCGCGAGACCCAATGCGGTCCTTCGAATGGAACTTGCCACCAGACCTTCCTCCTTCGTATCCATGCTTCTTTGGTTGTGAACCGGCCACGGTCAGCGCCGGCGGGCTACGCCGCTACCGTGCCCCCCTGCGGGCGAAGGACGGCAGCTTCGCAAGAGCGGACATGGTTACCCGTTCGCAGGCCGGTATGTCAATATGCATCTGGGGCGGGTATGCGCTAGCGCATTGTCCGGGCGACAGTTTTTCCGGACCCTGTCGTCGGCACCAGCCGAATCGCGTGCAACCCCGGTTAAGATGGGTGCGCAGTATCCCGATCGAGCGCCGCCCGACCGCCTTTCACAACCGACGGGAATCGCATGAATCGCTTGACCCTCACCCGCCCCGACGACTGGCACCTCCATCTGCGCGACGGCGACGTGCTGCGCACCGTGTTGCCCGACAGTGCGCGGCGCTTTGCCCGCGCCATCGTAATGCCCAATCTGAAACCGCCGGTGGTCGACACCGAGCAGGCCCGGGCGTATCGCGAGCGCATTCTTTCCGTGCTGCCGGAAGGTCGCGCGTTCGAACCCCTGATGACGCTGTACCTGACCGAGGCCACCCCGGTGGACGAAATCGCGCGCGCGCAGGCCAGCGGGATCGTGTACGGGGTGAAATACTACCCGGCGGGCGCGACGACGAATGCCGCCAGCGGGGTCGCCGACCCGCGGCGCTGCTACCCGGTGTTCGAGGCCATGCAGCGCCACGGACTGCCGCTGCTGGTGCATGGCGAGTCGATCGATCCGTCGGTCGACGTGTTCGACCGCGAGGCGGTCTTCATCGAGCGTACGCTGGAACCCCTGATACGGGACTTTCCCGAATTGCGGATCGTGCTCGAGCACATCACCACCCGCACCGCAGTGGAGTTCGTCGGCGCGGCGCCGGCCTGGATCGGCGCCACCATCACCGCACATCACCTGCTGCTGAACCGCAACGCGATGTTCCAGGGCGGGATGCGCCCGCACCATTACTGCCTGCCCCTGCTGAAGCGCGAGACGCACCGCCAGGCGTTGATAGCGGCCGCCACCGGGGGCAACCCCAAGTTCTTCCTGGGCACCGACAGTGCGCCGCACCCCAGGCACGCCAAGGAATCCGGCTGCGGCTGCGCCGGCATCTACACCGCGCACGCGGCGATCGAGCTCTACGCCGAGGTATTCGATGCGGTCGGCGCGCTGGAGCGCCTCGAGGCGTTCGCCAGTTTCCACGGTGCCGATTTCTATCGCCTGCCCCGGAACCGGGAAACCGTGACCCTGGAGCGGCAGGCCTGGACGGTCCCGGACGAGGTCGCATTCGGGGACCGTCCCGGGGTTCCGCTGCGCGCCGGAGAAACCGTTGCCTGGCGGCTGGTCGACGGATGACACTGGACGCCGGTACCCACCTGCTGCTTTCCCACGCGTTCCTGGAGCTGCAATGACGAACCCGACCGCCAGTCTCTCCGACGGCGAACTCGACGAACTCGACGCGTTCTTCATGTCCGAGGCCGTGCCCGAAGCGGCGATGGATCTGGCCATGCTGGATGGCTACCTGACCACGATTGCGCTGAACCCGGAACTGATCCCGCCCAGCGTTTGGCTGCCGTGGGTCTGGGACACGGATGCGGGACAGGACAACCCGGAATTCCACGACACGGCGGAGGCCGAACACATCCTCGGCCTGATCATGCGCCACTACAATCACGTGCTGACGCTGGTCGGCCGCGGATCCCCGGAACCGATATTTGGCCAGCCCATCGCGACACAGGGCGAACCCTTCACCATCGTCGAGGAATGGGCGGGAGGCTTCGTGTTCGGAATCACGACCTTCGCGGACCCCTGGTGGACACAACTGCAGGAACAGGCACCCGAACTGCTGGCACCGATCCTGCTGCACGGCACCGACGAGGGCCTCGACATACTGGATGAGGCCCCCGAGGAGATGGACGTCGCGCTCCGCGACGCCCCGGATCAGATCGTCGAGAGCCTGCAACATCTGCAGGACTACTTCGCACCGTTGCAGCAGCAACGCGCCGTACAGCGCACGCAATCCGTTCGGCGCGCAGTCCCGAAAGTCGGCCGCAACGACCCCTGCCCCTGCGGTTCGGGCAAGAAATTCAAGAAATGCTGCGGGGCCGCGCCGGCTTCGGCCTAGGAGCCAGCCCGCCAGGCGGCCAGCTCCGCGCCAATGCGCCAGCCCCCGGTCGACGCGCGTGGCTTGGGTCGCACGCGAAGCCCTCGGCATCGGCGCGGCTTCGCACCGGGCGCGGCCGATTCGCTTTCCGACCCGCGCCGAATCACGGGCGGGCACGGATGATGGCAGTGTTCGCCGATTGGCTCCCGTTGTCCCCGGCGGAACCTGGCTTCTTTACCGAAAGCGGTCGGCGGCCTCCCGGAAGGCCCGGGCCATGTCGTCCCATGCGGCATCCATGCCGTCGCGCATCCGCCTCCAGGAATCCTCGCCCGCACGCTGCATCTCGCGCAGCCGTTCCTCCATTGCATCGCGCTGCTCGCGCATTTCCTTGAGCTGCGCGTCGTATTTCAGCCTCATGTCGGCCTCGGCTTCCCGGGCCCTGGCCTCGAATTTGGCAAGTTCGGCATTCCATTCGTCGATGCTGGCCTTGAGCTTGTCGAGATAGGCGTCGCGATCACTCATTTGCATTTCTCCCATGGGATCCTGAACGTGAAAATCGCGCCTGGCGCGACCGACATCCGCTGCCGACGCTACGGGAACCGATCATCACGCCACGTGCCAGCGGTTCATCCTTCGGCCGCGCGGTGGCGCCACGATCGTTGGCCGACGACACCCCGGCCGCCGATCCCAGAGGCATCCAGACGCTGGAGCCACTGCCCCCCCGGTGCACTATGCTTCGTACCGATGGATGCAAGAAGCATAGTGCACCCCACGCAGACCATCACGGGAAATGCCCCACGAATGTCGAATGGAGCCGCGATGAGAACCCGGCTTGCCTGCCAGCCCGGCACCACAACCGACTGCCGGTGCAGACGCGACGGCCCGTACCGGTTCGGCGCGCCATGAGCCCCCGTTTCCGGCTTCTGCTGTTCCTCGGCGTCCTCGCTGCCCTGGTCTTGATGGCGCTGTATTGGGGAATCACGTTACAGGAGGAGGACTGGGGGCCCGCCCAGATACGGGCGCTCGCCGAACGATTCGAAGGCCAGCCCTGGCTACCGTGGGCCGTGTTTGCAGGCGTCGTGATCGGCCTGCAGATCGCGATTCCGCAAGTGCTGTTGGTGCCGGTGGCGGTGATCGTGCTCGGCCCCTGGTCCGGATTCGCAGCCGCCTACCTGGGCACGATCGTCGCCGCGATCGTCGGCTATCTTGCAGGGCGCTACCTGGGACGCCGCCCGGTGCGACGCCTCTCCGGGCCCAGCATGAAACGCCTGAGCCGCTCGCTGGCGCAGCGGGGAATCCAAAGCATGGTGGTCATCAACATGCTTCCGATCGTTTCGCAGACGCTGATCAACCTGCTGGCAGGCACCACCCACATCCGCTTCCGCGATTTCCTGATCGGCAGCGTGATCGGGATCCTGCCACCCACGGCGGTGGTCACGGTGGCCACGCACCTCCTGCTTCAGGTGGGGCGCATGCCGACCGCCGGCGAGGCGCTGGTACTGTTTCTGGCCGTGTTCCTGACCGCGATGGCCCTGTGGGTGTTGACGCGACGGGCGTGGAACTGGCTGTACGGCGCCTGAGGCCTGAGCCGATCCGCTGCGGACGCTCGCGCCCACTGCCGCCGATCAGGACAACCGGCGGGCCGGTTCACCGGGCGCCGGCGTGTCGTTCCGATCGCTGGCGGCGATCCCCCGCAGCAGGCGCCCGAGGATGTCCGTGCCGGTCATCACCCGGGGCTGCGGGCCCCACAGCAGCACCACGTCGTCCATCACGATGTCATCGCCCTCCGCGCCGGAATGCAGCCGAAACCGCGCAATCAGATCGCCGAGCCGGCTGTCGCCGCTGCGCGCCAGAATCGGGCGATGGCAATGCCGCAATGGGTTGAACCGCTCCGGATCGAACATGGCTTCGCGGATGAAGTCGTTGCTGCTCAACACCAGCCTCGGCTCGTTCCGGGCATCGACGATCACGGCCCAGCTCTTGCCGGAACGATTCACCCGTTGCAGGAAGGGATCGTCCGCCCGCGGCGAGATCGGCGGAAACACCGGATACGGACCGTCGAACTCGAGTTGAAGCACGCTCGCCGGATCGACGGGTTCCCCTTCCGCGTCCAGCGGAACATCGTCGAGTTCGAGAAAGTTCAGCGCGCCCTGGCCCTCCACCCGCGCAATCTCCGACTCGGTCGCCTCCATGTGCAACTGGATCACGCGGCGCAAATCCCGTTCCGGGTAATAGCGCACGTTCTCGCCACCCAGCCAGGCATCCAGCACCCAGGCCGTCGGCCGGGCCACCGGGTACAGCAGCACCTGGTACCCGCGCAGCACCGGGGCCAACAGCGCCGCCATGCGCAGCGCGTTGCGGGTGAAATAGGACTGCGGGATGATCTCCGCGAAGATCGTGATCACCACGGTCGAGAACAGGAAGGCGACCACGCCGCTCAGCACCGACCCCGAGAGCAGCGCCAGCAACACGTTCACGCCGACGTTTCCCCAGAGGATCGTGACCAGTGCGAAGTTGGAATCCTCGCGCAGGTGCAACACCCGCCGGGCGCGGGGATCGCCCTTGCGCGCCGCGACCTCGAGCTCCAGCTTGCTCAGCGAAAACAGCCCCAGGTTGAGGCCGGAAAGCATCGCCGATTGCGACAGGCACGCCAGGATCCCGACCCAGGTCAGCAGAGTCATCGCTTCACCGGGGCTTGCCCCTTGTCCGAGACGGGACGGGACACGGCGCCATCAGCGCATCCGTGGCGGCACCGGGCCTGCCACCCGCCGCAGCACATGCCCGAGCAGCATTTGGGTGACCCACCACAGGGCCGAACAGAACAGCATCACCGCGATCAGCCAGGCTTGGGGCGACATCCACTCCTGCGGTTCGCCTCCCGGTCCCCACACCCAATTCACGTTCCGCTCGGGGCTGGAAAGAAGAAAACTCAGCAGCAGAATCGACAACCCGATCGGAATCCAGAGCTTCCACGCCCCACGGTCGTATCCCAGCCTCCACACCAGCCACAGCAGCACGAACGGCAGCAACAGGTGGTACAGCGAGAGCAGGCGCACGAACAGCGCGATCTCAGGGTTGTACATGTACTCGACGACACCGAACAGCGAACGTCCCAGCAGCACCAGGCTGGCCAGGAAATCGAGGATCCAGGCCAGTTCGGGCAGCAGCACCGCCACCAGCAACATGCTCGCAAGACGCGGGCTTTCGAACCATGCAGCGAGCAGACCGCCGAGCAACGCCACGTTCGAGAGCCACAGAAAGTTCACCAGCCCATGTTCCACGGTGTACGCGGGAACGAGCACCGCGACAAAAGCGAGATAGGCAGACTTGAACCAGAGTGGGATCATCGCATGCTCCTCGGCGCGGTACCTCAGGGCGCTACGTGTCCCCAGCGCGCTGGACGCAACGCCATGCGAACGCCAAGGCAGGAAGCGTAGCATCTCCCCGGCACATCCGGGTCAGTGCTGCGGGCCGGAGATCTCCTCGACCGAGACCTCCATGCGGGACGGGATCACGGGCGGACCGAACTGCGTGAATACCGGCACATCGGCCGCATCGCGGCCGTAGCCGAGGCACACCCGTGCGCCCCCCAGCGTCGCACGGGTCGGATCGAACACATACCACTTGCCACCGACGAAGGCCTCGAACCAGGCATGCAGATCCATGGGCTCGAGCCCATGGAGATAACCGACGATCATCCGGGCCGGGATGCTCAGACTCCTGCAAAGTGCGACCCCCAGGTGCGCAAAGTCGCGGCAGACGCCGTCACCCCGATTCAGCGCTTCAACCGCGGACACCGGGGCCGGATCCGACTCGGCGCGGTAGACCAGCGTGCGGTGGATCCAGGCCGAGATCGCCTCCGCCTGGTCGTATCCGGGCAGGCGATCACCGGTGATCTCGCCGGCGAGTCCGCCCAGCCGGTCGGACTCGCAGTAGCGGCTTGGCGCGAGGTACATCAATGTCTCGGCCGGAAGATCCTGTACCTCCACAAACGGTGCCCCGGGTCCCTGTTCCACGCCACTGGGCACCTGAACATCCGAGCAGGCCTCCAGGTGGAACGTTCCGGCTGGTGCCAGCAGGCGCTGGCAACGGTTGCCGTACATGTCGACGTATTCCGCAATCGGGAGGCCCGGCCAGACCGCATAATGGTCCCGGGCGACCCACTGCCGGGCGTCGCTGCGGGGCCGTAGCAACAGAACCATCGGGCTCGCAACGGCAAACTCCATCTCCAGCTGGCAACTCACGCGTAACCACATCTCTCGCCTCCTTTGTCGCACCGCAGGCCGGGGACAATGCCGCCGTTCCGCTGCGCCTGACGCTACCGGCCAGAATGCCCACCTGCTGAAACCCATTGGCACCACGAGTCCCGTGCAGCGCCCGACCCTGCTTCGCGGGCGTCCCTCGCCTGCCGCGGGCGCCCCGCACTGCGGTCCTTGCCGCGCAGCAGGCAAGGCTTCCCAGCCGGATCCGTGGACTCTCCCTGGCAGCCTACCCGAAACGGCAGTCCAGCCGGAACGGCGCATGCCGGTCGATGACGCGCTGACGCACCCCGTGAACACCGATCCAGCCGCGCTGTCCGTGGCAGCCATTCCGAATACGCCCGCACAGCGATAGACTTCCCGCTGATGCGTCCAGTCCCGGCATCGGGCCGGCACCAACCCGATGCCGCGGGTTCAGCAGGCACCACCTGCCGCGTTGCGCAAGGCGATGCGGCATTGCAGCGGAGTCCAGATGACCGAACGCAACGTGCTACGGCTTTTTCCCGCTCCGCACCAGGAGCGCGGGCTGGAAGGCCTGTACCTGGCAGACGACCTTGCACCGCCCTCCCGTTCCGGCGCCCCATTCGTCTACACCAACTTCGTTTCCAGCATCGACGGCCGCATCGCGGTGGCCAACCCGCGCAAGGGCCGGCGCACTGCACCGCCCGCGATCACCAACCCCCGCGACTGGCGCCTGTTTCAGGAGCTCGCCGCCCGCGCCGACGCGCTGATCGTCAGCGCCGCGTTCCTGCGCCAGATTCCCGAGGACCAGTTGCAGGACAAGCTCCCGGTGGAAAGCCGTCCCCGGTTCCAGGATCTTCACGACTGGCGCCGCGCCCAGGGCCTGCCGCCACAGCCGGCGATCGTGATCCTCAGCCGCAGCCCCGACGTGACCCTTGCCGAACGCTGCCGGCACCTTGATCGCCCAGTCTATTTCGCGCTCGGCCGCCAGGCGGACCCGACCCATCGCGACGCGGTCGAGGCCACCGGGGCGCAAATCGTGGTGGCCGGCGCCAGCGACCGCGTCGAGGGCAAACCGCTGATCGACGCGCTTGGGCGCGAAGGATTCCGGCGCATCTACTCGATGGCCGGACCGCGGGTGCTGCACATGCTGGTGAAGGACCGCGTCCTCCACCGAATCTACCTGACCCACTTCCATCGCCTGCTCGGCGGGCAATCCTTCGACACCCTGCTTGAGGGCGAGCCGCTGGACCCACCGGCCACGCTCGTTCCCCACGCGCTGTACTACGACCCCGAAAGCAGCGACGGCGCCAGCCAAATCTTCGCTGCGTACGACATCCGCTAACTGTCATGGCCAGCGGCCACCCCCGATGATGAAA is a window from the Thioalkalivibrio paradoxus ARh 1 genome containing:
- a CDS encoding RibD family protein, translated to MTERNVLRLFPAPHQERGLEGLYLADDLAPPSRSGAPFVYTNFVSSIDGRIAVANPRKGRRTAPPAITNPRDWRLFQELAARADALIVSAAFLRQIPEDQLQDKLPVESRPRFQDLHDWRRAQGLPPQPAIVILSRSPDVTLAERCRHLDRPVYFALGRQADPTHRDAVEATGAQIVVAGASDRVEGKPLIDALGREGFRRIYSMAGPRVLHMLVKDRVLHRIYLTHFHRLLGGQSFDTLLEGEPLDPPATLVPHALYYDPESSDGASQIFAAYDIR